A genomic stretch from Candidatus Bathyarchaeota archaeon includes:
- a CDS encoding 4-hydroxy-tetrahydrodipicolinate synthase, translating into MLGHQFMVITYYLSYWRLTLLWKYRNIVLLQYVRSEKTVWRFYMFKPEGILPALVTPFTKDGKKLDEERMRNLVNHCIERGVSGVVPCGTTGEFVNLTEDEKKKLIDIVVDEVNGRVSVVAGTGASGTDQALKMTRYAKDAGADAALIVTPFYLKPADRGIYEHFYTIATKVDFPVILYNIPQCTGVWLSWQMVEDLAQIPNIVGLKDSSGELKFVLAVLEKVRDKINVLCGYDEVVLPALAAGASGAILASANIIPDVWVDVYNSVQKGDLEKARELQYKVQKIARIIARSGAVGTKEALNMMGMKVGPVRMPLSVGGELTYEAREELRLDLEKIGKITPKPIKFEIEEKILEERFTAIEVTPKIIRDFHLRVGEALAGKDSEVAHIDLMIGKKTGPLGEAYAKAKATPTSGHEPLIAILEPNLTVKPVTLIVPTVTIKSMRQASMVYGPAQAAVAKAVADSLADGIIPKGAVEDLIIIANVFVHPAAVDRQRIYINNYKAMRHAIRRAMEGRPTVGEIIENKERAKHPFKYTP; encoded by the coding sequence ATGCTAGGACACCAGTTTATGGTAATTACATATTATTTATCCTACTGGCGTTTAACGTTACTTTGGAAATATAGAAATATAGTGCTGTTACAATACGTAAGGTCTGAAAAGACAGTTTGGAGGTTTTACATGTTCAAGCCAGAAGGAATCTTACCAGCCTTGGTAACTCCGTTCACTAAAGATGGAAAAAAATTGGATGAGGAAAGAATGCGTAACCTCGTCAACCACTGTATCGAAAGAGGAGTGAGCGGGGTTGTTCCATGCGGCACAACTGGCGAGTTCGTAAATCTTACAGAAGATGAAAAGAAGAAGTTGATTGACATCGTTGTGGATGAAGTTAACGGCAGAGTGTCGGTGGTTGCGGGAACTGGCGCAAGTGGAACCGATCAAGCCCTTAAAATGACAAGGTATGCTAAGGACGCTGGTGCAGATGCAGCGCTGATTGTGACGCCGTTTTATCTGAAGCCCGCTGACCGGGGCATCTACGAGCACTTCTACACCATTGCAACCAAGGTTGATTTTCCCGTTATTCTCTACAATATTCCCCAATGCACAGGAGTTTGGTTGAGTTGGCAAATGGTTGAAGACCTTGCACAAATCCCTAACATAGTTGGCTTAAAAGACAGTAGCGGAGAGTTGAAATTCGTTCTCGCAGTCTTGGAGAAAGTCAGAGACAAGATCAATGTCTTATGCGGCTACGACGAGGTGGTTCTACCCGCCCTTGCCGCCGGTGCTTCAGGCGCCATACTGGCAAGTGCCAATATTATCCCAGACGTATGGGTTGACGTCTACAACTCGGTTCAGAAAGGCGACCTCGAGAAGGCTCGTGAACTACAATATAAAGTGCAGAAGATTGCGAGAATAATCGCTAGAAGCGGAGCTGTGGGAACAAAAGAAGCGCTAAACATGATGGGAATGAAAGTTGGTCCAGTGAGAATGCCATTGAGTGTCGGAGGAGAGTTGACGTACGAGGCACGGGAAGAGCTTCGTCTCGACTTAGAAAAGATTGGAAAGATCACTCCGAAACCCATCAAATTTGAAATCGAGGAGAAAATCTTGGAAGAACGCTTCACTGCCATCGAGGTCACACCCAAGATCATCCGAGACTTTCATCTACGCGTGGGCGAGGCTTTAGCTGGAAAAGACTCTGAAGTTGCACATATAGACCTGATGATTGGAAAGAAGACTGGTCCACTTGGTGAGGCTTACGCAAAGGCCAAAGCTACCCCAACGTCTGGACATGAGCCACTAATCGCTATTCTGGAGCCTAACCTTACTGTTAAGCCAGTAACGCTCATTGTCCCGACTGTTACAATTAAGAGTATGAGACAGGCTAGCATGGTTTACGGCCCAGCGCAAGCTGCTGTGGCAAAGGCGGTGGCAGACAGCTTGGCGGATGGAATTATACCTAAAGGGGCGGTTGAGGATTTGATCATCATTGCCAACGTTTTTGTTCATCCGGCTGCTGTGGATCGTCAACGAATTTATATCAACAATTACAAGGCTATGAGGCACGCTATACGGAGGGCGATGGAGGGTAGACCTACGGTTGGAGAAATCATAGAGAACAAGGAGAGAGCCAAACACCCCTTCAAGTATACGCCATAA
- a CDS encoding tRNA (adenine-N1)-methyltransferase, whose product MSQTISEGDRVLLYLDRKRTYLVMVEKEKTFHTHKGFIQLDELIGKEYGTCVTSSMDIEFVALKPILRDYVFKMLRKTQITYPKDIALIVMFSGAGPGSRIVEAGTGTGALTTALAFYVKPEGRVYSYEVRQEFMETASKNLERVGVSEYVELKNKDVTEGIDEQDVDAVILDLATPWLVISHAYLALKGSGTLVSFSPTIDQVVKTVEALKENAFVAIETVECLMRRMQIVRGKTRPETLMTGHTGYITFARKALRK is encoded by the coding sequence TTGTCGCAAACTATTAGCGAGGGAGACCGCGTTCTGCTCTATCTAGATCGAAAAAGAACGTATCTAGTTATGGTGGAGAAGGAGAAAACTTTTCACACTCATAAGGGCTTCATTCAACTGGACGAGTTGATTGGAAAGGAATATGGAACCTGTGTAACGAGTAGCATGGATATCGAATTTGTGGCCCTAAAACCCATCTTACGAGACTACGTTTTCAAGATGCTGAGAAAGACGCAGATAACGTATCCAAAAGACATTGCGCTCATTGTCATGTTCAGCGGAGCAGGTCCAGGCAGCCGTATTGTGGAAGCGGGCACTGGAACCGGAGCGCTTACCACTGCTCTCGCATTTTACGTCAAACCAGAAGGACGCGTCTACAGCTACGAAGTTCGACAAGAGTTCATGGAGACGGCGTCTAAAAACTTGGAGAGAGTTGGCGTATCAGAATATGTGGAGCTTAAAAACAAAGATGTTACAGAGGGTATAGATGAGCAGGATGTAGACGCGGTGATTCTCGACCTAGCAACTCCATGGCTGGTTATCTCCCACGCCTACTTGGCCTTGAAGGGAAGCGGCACCCTTGTCTCTTTCAGTCCCACGATCGACCAAGTTGTGAAAACTGTTGAAGCTTTGAAAGAAAACGCATTCGTGGCCATTGAAACCGTCGAATGTCTCATGAGACGGATGCAAATCGTGAGAGGAAAAACACGGCCTGAAACTTTGATGACAGGGCACACGGGCTACATCACTTTCGCACGTAAAGCCCTTAGAAAGTAG